Proteins encoded by one window of Bradyrhizobium sp. B097:
- a CDS encoding 2Fe-2S iron-sulfur cluster-binding protein: MKLLVCDHEGRLVELNDVSEPTLMLAIRGAGLNLTAQCGGCASCGTCHVYVDDGWLGKLKPAADFEDAMLDVVEQRQENSRLSCQIELTEDLDGLAVTLAPGSEFA; this comes from the coding sequence ATGAAACTGCTGGTTTGCGACCATGAAGGCCGGTTGGTCGAACTCAATGACGTATCCGAGCCGACGCTGATGCTCGCCATTCGCGGGGCGGGGCTGAACCTGACCGCGCAATGCGGCGGATGTGCATCCTGCGGAACCTGTCATGTCTATGTCGACGATGGCTGGCTGGGAAAGCTCAAGCCTGCCGCTGATTTTGAGGATGCGATGCTGGACGTCGTCGAGCAGCGGCAGGAGAACTCAAGGCTGTCATGCCAGATCGAGCTGACCGAAGATCTGGATGGCCTCGCCGTCACGCTCGCGCCCGGCTCTGAATTCGCGTAG
- a CDS encoding cytochrome P450, translating into MSTASILPSSAEWSMVSLAERDPFSTYDELRRRGKVVWDPGMDSWLVLSYDICRAIETDEATYRILPVDAPAVTFEIKGDLARTGVSSLVGEEHARMRRFYLKLLSPAHMPAYRVGHVLPAVNHLIDLFAGKGSAELASQLAFEVPNRVMGSLFGLPWKDDALMADVSQWHKDIVASLGVKYANDELNRKALRASAELNRLFVPLILERKDRRGNDLISELWTRAEAEYGEVGVDHLVGIVRELVIGAGETTANAIANAIYLFLSDPGLHDAVTRDQEGTLNAFVEEVLRLFGSVQWRFRKANRDVTLAGVEIKKDDIICLLHAAANRDPEHFACPHMADLKRTPPTDHLAFNVGPRICLGMHLARLLIRETLKALIARLPNLRLDPAKEPPTFRAFSHRSYGPLHVVF; encoded by the coding sequence ATGAGCACTGCTTCGATTTTGCCGTCTTCCGCCGAGTGGTCGATGGTCTCGCTTGCCGAGCGGGATCCGTTTTCGACCTATGACGAGTTGCGCAGGCGAGGGAAGGTCGTTTGGGATCCCGGCATGGATAGCTGGCTCGTGCTGAGCTACGATATCTGCAGGGCGATCGAGACCGACGAGGCGACATACCGGATCCTGCCCGTCGATGCGCCCGCCGTGACGTTCGAGATCAAGGGCGATCTCGCCAGGACGGGTGTCTCCTCACTGGTCGGGGAAGAGCATGCGCGCATGCGCCGCTTCTATCTGAAGCTTCTGAGCCCTGCGCACATGCCTGCCTATCGCGTCGGACATGTGCTGCCTGCGGTCAACCACCTGATCGACCTCTTTGCCGGAAAGGGAAGCGCCGAGCTCGCCTCCCAGCTTGCCTTTGAGGTGCCGAACCGCGTCATGGGCTCGCTTTTCGGGCTTCCCTGGAAAGACGACGCGCTGATGGCCGATGTCTCGCAATGGCATAAGGATATCGTTGCCAGCCTCGGTGTGAAGTACGCCAATGACGAACTGAACCGGAAGGCACTGCGGGCATCCGCCGAACTGAACAGGCTGTTCGTGCCGTTGATCCTCGAGCGAAAGGACAGGCGGGGCAACGATCTGATCAGCGAGCTCTGGACCCGGGCCGAGGCCGAGTATGGCGAGGTGGGGGTCGACCATCTCGTCGGGATCGTGCGGGAGCTGGTGATCGGTGCGGGCGAGACGACCGCGAACGCCATCGCCAATGCGATCTACCTGTTCCTGTCCGATCCCGGCCTGCACGACGCCGTGACGCGCGACCAGGAAGGCACCCTCAACGCGTTCGTCGAGGAAGTCCTGCGGCTCTTCGGATCGGTGCAGTGGCGGTTCAGAAAGGCCAACCGGGACGTGACCCTTGCAGGTGTGGAAATCAAAAAGGACGACATCATCTGCCTGCTGCACGCCGCCGCAAACCGGGACCCAGAGCATTTTGCCTGCCCGCACATGGCCGACCTGAAGCGGACGCCGCCCACGGATCACCTGGCATTCAACGTCGGTCCGCGAATTTGCCTCGGCATGCATCTGGCGAGGCTTCTGATCCGGGAAACCCTGAAGGCCCTGATTGCGCGCCTGCCGAACCTGCGTCTCGATCCGGCGAAGGAGCCGCCAACATTCCGGGCTTTCTCCCACCGCTCCTACGGCCCGTTGCACGTCGTGTTCTAG
- a CDS encoding Xaa-Pro peptidase family protein, translated as MSTGLQVKAAEYESRILSLKQAMAEQSIDMFLITDQANFEYFSGYKSLFWISKARPMALLIPREDKAAIIVSSTVEALPLKLTKEVPHLVEHVTYRGFTPEFVDAVTGASERYNPKTIAIDYGFECFGLGSLTLVDGIKEKFPGVKLIEGGDCVWALRAVKSPTEIEQKKAALEVATSTFMECLADLRLGDTEVEFARRLTVRMIEKGASSVPWLPVRFGRGSFAYSLPPTDRALAADDFIWVDMGCEVNGSLSDVNRIAKAGKVTAEEQARYQEVRAMTVSTLSSLRAGMTGREAYEVFENHAQQSSLGLPAAFTSFASRVGHGSGSNLTEPPSISPNSDEILREGMIIHVEPKYEIDGGVYQVEEVAVITAQGADIITCVSPEHLPEAAI; from the coding sequence ATGAGCACCGGTCTTCAGGTAAAGGCGGCAGAGTACGAATCCAGAATACTCAGCCTGAAACAGGCAATGGCCGAGCAATCGATCGACATGTTTCTGATAACGGATCAGGCGAATTTCGAGTATTTTTCAGGCTATAAATCACTGTTCTGGATCTCCAAGGCCCGCCCGATGGCACTGCTGATCCCGAGAGAGGACAAAGCCGCCATTATCGTTTCCTCGACCGTTGAAGCTCTGCCACTGAAGTTGACCAAAGAGGTTCCTCATTTGGTTGAGCATGTGACATACCGTGGATTCACGCCGGAGTTCGTCGACGCGGTTACCGGCGCATCTGAGCGATACAATCCTAAGACCATCGCGATTGATTACGGATTCGAGTGCTTTGGTCTCGGCTCCCTGACCCTCGTTGACGGCATCAAGGAAAAGTTCCCTGGCGTGAAGCTGATTGAGGGGGGCGATTGCGTCTGGGCATTGCGGGCAGTGAAATCTCCAACCGAAATCGAGCAGAAGAAGGCGGCCCTTGAGGTCGCCACGTCAACTTTCATGGAATGCCTCGCGGACCTGCGGCTGGGTGATACCGAGGTTGAATTTGCCCGGCGTTTGACCGTGAGAATGATCGAGAAGGGAGCGAGCTCCGTGCCATGGCTTCCGGTCAGGTTTGGTCGCGGCAGTTTTGCCTACAGCCTGCCGCCAACCGATCGCGCCCTTGCCGCTGACGACTTCATTTGGGTGGACATGGGCTGCGAGGTTAACGGATCTCTGTCCGACGTGAACCGGATTGCCAAGGCCGGCAAGGTTACTGCCGAGGAACAGGCACGCTATCAAGAGGTTCGGGCAATGACGGTGTCGACCCTCTCCAGCCTTCGAGCCGGTATGACAGGTCGCGAAGCCTACGAGGTGTTCGAGAACCACGCGCAGCAGTCGTCGCTGGGCCTGCCTGCTGCTTTCACATCCTTCGCATCCCGGGTAGGGCATGGTTCTGGCAGCAATCTGACAGAGCCACCCTCGATCTCCCCGAACTCTGATGAAATCCTGCGGGAAGGGATGATCATCCACGTTGAACCGAAGTATGAGATTGATGGCGGCGTCTACCAGGTTGAGGAGGTTGCCGTCATTACGGCTCAGGGGGCTGATATCATCACCTGTGTTTCGCCAGAGCACCTTCCCGAGGCGGCGATTTAG
- a CDS encoding DUF2285 domain-containing protein: MREPLDTAPTDQTLTPYDEEHAVTYLRLLDADAEGADRREVAEIVLHIDPRREPQRARRAYETHLARAK, translated from the coding sequence ATGCGGGAGCCACTCGATACCGCGCCGACTGATCAGACCCTAACGCCCTACGACGAAGAGCACGCCGTCACCTATCTGCGGCTGCTAGACGCCGACGCAGAAGGTGCGGACCGGCGCGAAGTGGCAGAGATCGTATTGCATATCGATCCCAGACGCGAGCCGCAGCGTGCCCGTCGCGCCTATGAGACGCATCTCGCCCGTGCCAAGTGA
- a CDS encoding DUF2235 domain-containing protein — MAKNIVIYSDGTGQDGGVRPEQRVSNVYKMYRASRTGPENPIDPHKQVAFYDPGLGTDIGATALSAPWRFIQKLLGSVIGNGIVKNIADCYAFIINHYEPGDRVFLIGFSRGAYTVRSLANLLMLCGVPTKTPTGPLMRFRKQVDDIAIEAVTVVLEHGAGYPRAQYAAEREEQARRFREKYGSDGDFNSNVAPYFIGVFDTVASLGAKGLRRFVIQAGLALAFTVTVALVAAFPALLVAWLVERWLPFWPTWWGLLALTVVGLGGYWMYRQKQSRLKVIRDFPNPGDPPREHYAEWKDENFDRLLSVYVRFGRAANAIDENRKDFQRVPWGTVADDPAAKPNAEGPPKLVQMWFAGNHSDIGGSYPEAESRLSDNALAWMIEEVTSIPDGLTLGPVFVNGTKLENTGGAGTPSNLYPHHDGVQHCELAGMRDTIDGYVERLPRWMKWLRGWLSRLNWEEEIRKIPHDARVHLSVRERFKLDEVTQCAGQGPYRPESMRHHDEFKINYPPS; from the coding sequence GTGGCGAAGAATATTGTGATCTATTCGGACGGCACCGGCCAAGACGGCGGCGTGCGCCCCGAGCAGCGGGTCAGCAATGTCTACAAGATGTATCGCGCATCGCGGACAGGACCAGAGAATCCCATCGATCCTCATAAGCAAGTGGCATTCTACGACCCGGGGCTCGGCACCGACATCGGAGCGACCGCCCTGAGCGCCCCGTGGCGCTTCATCCAGAAACTGCTCGGTTCGGTCATCGGCAACGGTATCGTCAAAAATATCGCCGATTGTTATGCCTTCATCATCAACCACTACGAACCCGGTGATCGGGTATTCCTCATCGGCTTCAGTCGGGGTGCCTACACCGTCCGCAGCCTGGCGAATCTGCTCATGTTATGCGGGGTGCCGACGAAGACCCCGACGGGTCCCCTGATGCGCTTCCGAAAGCAGGTGGACGACATCGCCATTGAGGCGGTCACAGTGGTGCTCGAGCATGGCGCCGGGTATCCCCGCGCTCAGTACGCAGCCGAACGCGAAGAACAGGCTCGGCGATTTCGCGAGAAGTATGGATCGGACGGAGACTTCAACTCCAACGTGGCTCCCTACTTCATCGGCGTCTTCGACACGGTGGCCTCGCTGGGGGCCAAGGGCCTTCGTCGTTTTGTCATCCAAGCCGGACTCGCATTGGCTTTTACTGTCACAGTTGCCTTGGTTGCGGCATTCCCGGCCCTCCTTGTGGCGTGGCTCGTCGAAAGATGGCTCCCATTCTGGCCGACTTGGTGGGGTCTGCTCGCTCTCACGGTAGTCGGTCTCGGTGGCTACTGGATGTACCGTCAGAAGCAATCGCGCCTCAAGGTTATCCGCGACTTTCCGAATCCTGGAGATCCTCCGCGCGAGCACTACGCAGAGTGGAAGGACGAGAACTTCGACCGCCTGCTAAGCGTCTACGTGCGTTTCGGCCGTGCCGCGAACGCGATCGACGAGAACCGGAAGGATTTCCAGCGAGTGCCGTGGGGCACTGTCGCCGACGATCCGGCGGCTAAGCCGAACGCCGAAGGACCGCCCAAATTGGTGCAGATGTGGTTCGCGGGCAATCACTCCGACATCGGCGGTAGCTATCCCGAAGCGGAGTCAAGGCTCTCGGACAACGCCCTCGCCTGGATGATTGAAGAGGTTACCTCCATACCCGACGGCCTGACGCTTGGTCCCGTGTTCGTGAACGGCACCAAGCTGGAGAACACCGGCGGCGCTGGCACCCCTTCGAACCTTTACCCTCACCATGACGGTGTCCAGCATTGCGAACTCGCAGGGATGCGAGACACCATCGATGGGTACGTGGAGAGATTGCCGCGTTGGATGAAATGGCTCCGTGGGTGGCTTAGCCGCCTCAATTGGGAGGAGGAAATCCGGAAGATACCGCATGACGCTCGCGTCCATCTTTCCGTCAGGGAACGGTTCAAATTGGACGAAGTGACCCAGTGTGCCGGACAAGGCCCATACAGGCCTGAGTCCATGAGGCATCACGACGAGTTCAAGATCAACTATCCGCCCTCGTAA
- a CDS encoding FAD-dependent oxidoreductase produces MRQKLLIVGGSYAAAEVASQARESGYGEDIVIVSEEAALPYHRPPLSKAYLKGHSDEAMPLKAAAFYSTNRIEFMLNTKVVCLEPGRNRAELSNGAQIAFDTLVLAVGARPRALACAGADLGNVYYLRSIADARLLKAATAEAEKVVIIGAGFIGLEVASALMELQKQVTVVEAADRVLARVVAPELSCFLSSVHAGRGVRLLTSRTVRSLVGESGLVHQVLLDDGTALHADAVIVGIGSVPNLELAGQLGLFSKNGIVVDSRSRTSRPNVFAAGDCALFRGPFNSGDARLESVQNATDQSRVAGAVIAGVDRAYDALPWFWSDQYDLKLQIAGLPFGATESIVRPGTTSDLSVFHFRDDTCVCVESVNRPREHVSARRLLSREKITKRDLQDVDFDISAVLKRFSISR; encoded by the coding sequence ATGCGCCAGAAGTTGCTGATTGTCGGCGGATCCTACGCCGCGGCTGAAGTTGCGTCGCAAGCGCGCGAAAGCGGGTACGGCGAAGACATCGTCATCGTGAGCGAGGAGGCGGCGCTACCCTACCATCGCCCCCCGCTCTCCAAGGCCTATCTCAAGGGGCATTCGGATGAGGCGATGCCTCTCAAGGCGGCCGCCTTCTACTCGACAAACAGGATCGAATTCATGCTGAATACGAAAGTTGTCTGCCTTGAACCCGGAAGGAACAGGGCCGAACTTTCGAATGGTGCACAAATCGCCTTTGATACCCTGGTGCTCGCAGTCGGTGCGCGTCCACGAGCGCTCGCATGTGCAGGCGCCGATCTTGGAAATGTTTATTACCTTCGCTCCATCGCTGATGCCCGTCTGCTTAAGGCCGCGACAGCGGAGGCGGAAAAAGTTGTCATCATCGGCGCCGGTTTTATCGGTCTGGAGGTGGCTTCGGCGCTCATGGAGCTGCAGAAGCAGGTCACGGTCGTGGAAGCGGCTGATCGGGTCCTTGCACGCGTTGTTGCTCCGGAGTTGTCCTGTTTTCTGTCCTCGGTCCACGCCGGCCGAGGGGTCAGACTGCTCACGTCCCGCACGGTACGCTCGCTCGTCGGCGAAAGCGGGCTCGTCCACCAGGTGTTGCTGGACGATGGAACGGCTCTTCACGCAGATGCTGTCATTGTCGGGATCGGATCGGTCCCGAACCTGGAATTGGCCGGGCAACTCGGCCTGTTCAGCAAGAATGGTATCGTCGTCGATTCGCGGTCGCGCACGAGCCGGCCAAACGTATTTGCTGCCGGCGATTGCGCACTGTTCCGGGGGCCGTTCAATTCAGGCGATGCCCGACTGGAGTCCGTTCAGAACGCGACTGACCAGTCGCGGGTGGCAGGGGCGGTCATCGCGGGCGTCGACAGGGCTTATGATGCTCTGCCGTGGTTCTGGTCGGATCAATACGACCTCAAGCTTCAAATTGCCGGACTTCCGTTCGGTGCGACCGAGAGCATCGTGCGCCCTGGAACCACATCTGACCTCTCCGTCTTTCATTTTCGGGACGATACCTGTGTCTGTGTGGAGAGCGTAAATCGGCCGCGCGAGCATGTATCGGCGCGTCGGCTCCTGTCTCGTGAGAAAATCACGAAGCGGGATTTGCAGGATGTCGATTTCGATATCTCGGCGGTTTTGAAGCGCTTCAGTATTTCGCGATGA